The following proteins are co-located in the Bacillus oleivorans genome:
- a CDS encoding chemotaxis protein CheA translates to MEMNQYLEMFIEESKEHLQACNDHLLELEKNPGNLEIINEIFRSAHTLKGMSATMGFEDLASLTHQMENVLDAIRNEKISVTSEVLDIVFMAVDDLEAMVYSIADGGDGKKDVSEVVRLLKQIETGQPVSQEKKVAEDASLHTQKHGLIQTFNDYEQNIITQSLEQGYSCIELKISLRADCLLKAARVFMVFDVLEKLGEVIKSNPSTEMLEQEAFDQDFSVTVITAESAEDVAAKIMKVSEIDKVETKLIHIGDLSSAQAEMAAALAKEAKGNTDSDQVSHKEKKVSKSIRVNIDRLDRLMNLFEELIIDKGRLEQISKELKHTALRQTVEHMSRLSGDLQDIILKMRMVPIDTVFNRFPRMVRQLAKDLHKEIEFKIEGAETELDRTVIDEIGDPLVHLIRNGLDHGIETPEVRKAKGKNPAGTLELKAYHSGNHVFIEIKDDGAGINREKVLQKAISKGIVSAEDGNSLTDSQVYQLIFSSGFSTAEQISDISGRGVGLDVVKSTIESLGGVITIESEPDNGSLFSIQLPMTLSILTVLLVELEKEKYAIPLSSIIETLIISAKDMVEAHNQKVMDYRGKVVPLVFLKELFKVPVQVKSENEDLYPVVVVRKGDKQIGLVVDAFIGQQEVVLKPLSRYLGDVKAISGATILGDGQVALIVDSNAFFL, encoded by the coding sequence ATGGAAATGAATCAATATTTAGAAATGTTTATTGAAGAAAGTAAAGAGCATCTTCAAGCTTGTAACGATCATTTGCTCGAACTGGAAAAGAATCCTGGCAACTTAGAAATTATTAATGAAATTTTCCGCTCAGCCCATACGCTTAAGGGTATGTCAGCCACAATGGGATTTGAAGACCTGGCCAGTCTGACACACCAAATGGAAAATGTGTTAGATGCGATCCGAAATGAAAAGATTTCAGTTACAAGTGAAGTGCTGGATATCGTTTTTATGGCAGTTGATGACTTGGAAGCCATGGTGTACTCCATTGCTGATGGGGGCGACGGAAAAAAAGATGTCTCTGAAGTGGTGCGGCTTCTAAAGCAAATAGAAACGGGACAGCCGGTTTCACAAGAAAAGAAGGTTGCGGAAGATGCTTCCTTACATACCCAAAAGCATGGGCTAATCCAAACGTTTAATGACTATGAACAAAATATTATTACCCAATCCTTGGAGCAGGGCTATTCATGCATTGAACTAAAAATTTCACTTCGTGCCGATTGTTTATTAAAGGCTGCAAGGGTATTTATGGTATTCGATGTATTAGAAAAATTAGGTGAGGTCATTAAAAGCAATCCCAGCACAGAAATGCTGGAACAGGAAGCGTTTGATCAGGATTTTTCTGTTACGGTTATTACAGCTGAATCAGCTGAAGACGTTGCCGCAAAAATTATGAAGGTTTCAGAAATTGATAAGGTTGAAACCAAATTGATTCATATTGGAGATTTAAGCAGTGCACAGGCTGAAATGGCCGCAGCCTTAGCGAAAGAAGCAAAAGGAAATACGGATTCTGATCAGGTAAGCCATAAAGAAAAGAAAGTGTCCAAATCGATCCGTGTCAATATTGATCGGCTTGATCGGCTTATGAATCTGTTTGAGGAGCTTATTATTGATAAGGGACGACTGGAGCAAATATCCAAAGAATTAAAACATACGGCCTTAAGACAAACAGTCGAACATATGTCGCGCTTATCCGGGGATCTTCAGGACATTATATTAAAAATGCGAATGGTTCCAATCGACACTGTCTTTAATCGTTTTCCGCGGATGGTCCGGCAGCTCGCAAAAGATTTGCATAAAGAAATAGAGTTTAAGATTGAAGGAGCGGAAACTGAGCTCGACCGAACTGTAATTGATGAAATTGGAGATCCTCTAGTTCACCTGATTCGAAATGGTCTCGATCATGGTATCGAAACGCCGGAAGTGAGGAAAGCCAAAGGGAAAAATCCTGCAGGAACATTAGAACTTAAAGCCTATCACAGCGGAAACCATGTTTTTATTGAAATTAAGGATGATGGAGCAGGAATCAATCGGGAAAAGGTTTTACAAAAGGCGATTTCAAAGGGAATTGTGTCGGCAGAAGACGGAAATAGTTTAACCGATTCACAAGTTTATCAGCTAATCTTCTCGAGCGGTTTTTCAACAGCAGAACAAATCTCAGATATCTCTGGGCGCGGTGTTGGATTAGATGTCGTTAAAAGCACGATTGAATCGCTGGGCGGAGTAATAACGATTGAATCTGAACCTGACAATGGATCCTTATTTTCAATTCAGCTCCCTATGACCTTATCGATTCTGACGGTTTTATTAGTAGAGCTAGAAAAAGAAAAATATGCGATCCCGCTCTCTTCTATTATTGAAACGCTCATAATCAGTGCAAAGGATATGGTAGAAGCGCACAACCAAAAGGTCATGGACTATCGCGGGAAGGTTGTCCCTCTCGTCTTCTTAAAGGAATTATTTAAAGTACCAGTACAAGTAAAATCAGAGAACGAAGATCTATATCCAGTTGTTGTTGTCAGAAAAGGCGATAAGCAGATCGGATTAGTGGTGGATGCCTTTATCGGACAGCAGGAAGTCGTATTAAAACCATTAAGCCGGTATTTAGGAGATGTAAAGGCCATCTCTGGAGCTACGATTTTAGGTGATGGTCAAGTCGCTCTTATTGTCGATTCCAATGCTTTCTTTTTATAA
- a CDS encoding chemotaxis protein CheW, which yields MSEKHEQKLIVFQLKEKEYVIPVEQVTSIEKVLPITRVPLADNFIKGVINLRGVVIPAVDLKVRLGMKEEAYTERTRVIIVSTDEYEVGLIVDVANDVIDIDSEMIESPKTFATDSEAEFIEGVLQYNKRIMILLNVGKVLGA from the coding sequence ATGTCAGAGAAACATGAGCAAAAATTAATTGTTTTTCAATTAAAGGAGAAAGAGTATGTAATCCCGGTTGAACAAGTTACATCAATTGAAAAAGTATTGCCGATAACCCGAGTCCCTTTAGCAGACAACTTTATAAAAGGGGTTATTAATTTAAGGGGAGTCGTGATTCCGGCAGTTGATCTTAAAGTCAGACTGGGAATGAAGGAAGAAGCTTACACAGAACGGACAAGAGTCATCATTGTTTCAACTGATGAATACGAGGTGGGATTAATTGTCGACGTGGCCAATGATGTGATTGATATTGACAGTGAGATGATTGAGTCACCAAAGACCTTTGCTACCGATAGCGAAGCTGAATTTATTGAAGGTGTGCTTCAATATAACAAACGGATAATGATTTTATTAAACGTAGGAAAAGTATTAGGAGCTTAA
- a CDS encoding chemotaxis protein CheC, whose product MDLYAITNFHLDILKEVGNIGAGHAATALSSLLKEKVDMEVPSVRLASYDEMMELSGGSESVVTAAYLTIHGDINGHMFFVLPVKHGERFVEILLNEPVSFQQPPFSSLSISVLEEIGNIVSGSYLSALSDFSGLKLVPSVPAVSVDMFGAIIAHGMLEMSTYTDSVIVIETFLHSDNWKEEKVDGYFFLLPDPESIPVLFRSLGVEKDDD is encoded by the coding sequence ATGGATCTTTATGCCATTACTAATTTTCATTTAGATATTCTCAAGGAAGTAGGCAATATTGGTGCTGGCCACGCTGCGACCGCCTTATCCTCTTTACTGAAAGAAAAGGTCGATATGGAAGTTCCTTCTGTTCGCTTAGCCTCCTATGATGAAATGATGGAACTGTCTGGCGGTAGTGAGTCTGTGGTGACAGCAGCTTATTTAACAATTCATGGAGATATTAATGGCCATATGTTCTTTGTTTTACCTGTTAAACACGGGGAGCGTTTTGTAGAGATTTTGTTGAATGAACCTGTTTCTTTTCAGCAGCCGCCATTTTCAAGTCTGTCTATTTCTGTATTAGAGGAAATTGGGAATATTGTTTCAGGATCCTATCTTTCTGCCTTGTCTGATTTTTCAGGCTTAAAGCTTGTTCCATCCGTTCCAGCTGTCAGTGTCGATATGTTCGGCGCGATCATTGCCCATGGAATGTTAGAAATGTCCACTTATACAGACTCTGTGATTGTAATCGAAACTTTTTTACATTCGGATAATTGGAAAGAAGAGAAAGTAGACGGATATTTCTTTTTACTTCCTGACCCTGAATCGATCCCAGTCCTATTTCGCTCTCTCGGAGTTGAAAAGGACGATGATTAG
- a CDS encoding chemotaxis protein CheD, whose amino-acid sequence MISAEMIIKVGIADMKLGQAPQILRTTGLGSCVGVVLFDEGLKIAGMAHVMLPDSSLARAGTNHSAKFADTAIPNLFALLLEKGARKLYIKAKLAGGAQMFHYSGANELMRIGARNIEAVKNQLKLLHLPVVAEDTGGTNGRTIDFVIETGVLLVKTVNKGVHEI is encoded by the coding sequence ATGATTAGCGCAGAAATGATTATCAAAGTAGGGATCGCCGATATGAAGCTTGGACAAGCTCCGCAAATATTAAGAACGACTGGATTGGGTTCTTGTGTAGGAGTCGTACTATTCGATGAAGGCTTGAAAATAGCGGGAATGGCTCATGTCATGCTGCCGGATTCTTCATTAGCGAGAGCAGGGACAAACCATTCTGCCAAATTCGCTGATACAGCTATTCCAAACCTGTTTGCCCTGCTATTAGAAAAAGGCGCGAGAAAGCTCTATATAAAGGCGAAGTTAGCTGGTGGTGCCCAAATGTTCCATTATTCTGGGGCAAACGAACTAATGAGAATTGGTGCGAGAAATATTGAAGCTGTTAAAAATCAGCTAAAGCTTCTCCATTTACCCGTCGTGGCAGAGGATACTGGCGGTACAAATGGGAGAACGATAGATTTTGTGATAGAAACCGGAGTTCTGCTGGTCAAAACCGTCAACAAAGGAGTTCATGAAATATAG
- a CDS encoding FliA/WhiG family RNA polymerase sigma factor, with translation MAHALTDDEKLLWQKWSEARDQEAGNTLIHRYMPLVHFHVQRISAGLPKNVGKDDLISLGMMGLFDAVERFDPNRDLKFDTYASFRIRGAIIDGLRKEDWLPRSTRDRAKKVEAASEKLMQKYFRQATAAEIAKELETTEEDVYKTMTEYFYASVLSIDDHSYDSEQSDHPLYVKDEQTPTPEESITFDEKICELANGIKELSEKEQLVLSLFYQEELTLTEIGQVMKLSTSRISQIHAKALYKLKEYLKMWM, from the coding sequence ATGGCACACGCATTAACAGATGATGAAAAGTTATTATGGCAAAAATGGTCGGAAGCCCGTGATCAGGAAGCGGGTAATACTTTAATTCATAGATATATGCCACTTGTCCATTTCCATGTTCAGCGTATTTCTGCTGGTCTGCCTAAAAATGTCGGGAAGGACGATCTCATAAGTTTGGGCATGATGGGGTTATTTGATGCAGTCGAACGATTTGACCCAAATCGTGATTTAAAATTTGACACTTATGCATCCTTTCGAATCAGAGGGGCTATTATTGATGGTCTGAGAAAAGAAGATTGGCTTCCCAGAAGTACAAGAGACCGGGCAAAGAAAGTAGAAGCTGCTTCAGAAAAGCTGATGCAAAAGTATTTCAGGCAGGCAACGGCAGCTGAAATTGCAAAAGAATTGGAAACAACAGAAGAAGATGTGTATAAAACAATGACTGAATATTTCTATGCTTCCGTTTTATCCATCGATGATCATTCCTATGATAGTGAACAATCCGATCATCCATTGTATGTAAAAGATGAACAAACTCCGACTCCAGAAGAATCTATTACGTTTGACGAAAAGATCTGTGAGCTGGCTAATGGAATTAAGGAACTGTCTGAAAAAGAACAATTAGTCCTTTCTCTCTTTTATCAAGAGGAATTAACCCTAACGGAAATTGGGCAAGTGATGAAACTTTCTACATCGAGAATTTCACAAATACATGCAAAAGCACTGTATAAATTGAAAGAATATTTAAAGATGTGGATGTGA
- the rpsB gene encoding 30S ribosomal protein S2, protein MSVISMKQLLEAGVHFGHQTRRWNPKMKKYIFTERNGIYIIDLQKTVKKVEDAYNYVKELAAGGGNILFVGTKKQAQESVKEEAERSGMYYVNQRWLGGTLTNFETIQKRIARLKAIEKMAEDGTFDVLPKKEVVQLRKEQDRLEKFLGGIKEMKTLPDALFVIDPRKERIAVAEAHKLNIPIIGIVDTNCDPDEIDVVIPANDDAIRAVKLLTSKMADAILEAKQGEETTAATTAQV, encoded by the coding sequence ATGTCTGTCATTTCTATGAAGCAACTTCTAGAAGCAGGTGTACACTTTGGACACCAAACTCGCCGTTGGAACCCAAAAATGAAGAAATATATCTTCACTGAGCGTAACGGCATTTACATCATTGACCTTCAAAAAACTGTCAAAAAGGTTGAAGATGCTTATAACTATGTTAAGGAATTAGCTGCAGGTGGCGGTAACATTCTTTTCGTAGGAACTAAAAAACAAGCACAAGAATCAGTTAAGGAAGAAGCAGAACGTTCTGGCATGTACTATGTAAACCAACGCTGGTTGGGTGGTACATTGACAAACTTCGAAACGATTCAAAAACGTATTGCTCGTCTAAAAGCTATTGAAAAAATGGCTGAGGATGGAACTTTTGATGTACTTCCTAAAAAAGAAGTGGTTCAATTAAGAAAAGAACAAGATCGTCTTGAGAAGTTTTTAGGCGGTATTAAAGAAATGAAAACTTTACCAGATGCTCTTTTCGTTATTGATCCTCGTAAAGAAAGAATCGCAGTGGCTGAAGCACATAAATTAAATATTCCAATTATCGGAATTGTTGATACAAACTGTGATCCAGATGAAATTGATGTTGTTATTCCTGCGAATGATGACGCAATTCGTGCTGTAAAACTTCTTACATCTAAAATGGCTGATGCTATTCTAGAAGCTAAGCAAGGCGAAGAAACAACAGCTGCTACTACTGCACAAGTGTAA
- the tsf gene encoding translation elongation factor Ts encodes MAITAQMVKELREKTGAGMMDCKKALQETDGDMDKAIDFLREKGIAKAAKKADRIAAEGTTYILAEGNAAVILEVNSETDFVAKNEGFQVLVKDLAEFLLQKKPATVEDALGQEMANGTKVEEYINSAIAKIGEKLTLRRFEIKTKGDNDAFGAYLHMGGRIGVLTVVTGSTDEDAAKDVAMHIAALNPKYVSRDQVSAEEVAHEREVLKQQALNEGKPENIVEKMVEGRLSKYFEDICALDQAFVKNPDQKVRQFLESKGAALESFVRYEVGEGIEKRQDNFAEEVMSQVKK; translated from the coding sequence ATGGCAATTACTGCGCAAATGGTTAAAGAATTACGTGAAAAAACAGGTGCCGGCATGATGGATTGCAAAAAGGCACTACAAGAAACAGATGGGGATATGGACAAAGCAATTGATTTCCTTCGTGAAAAAGGAATTGCAAAAGCTGCTAAGAAAGCAGACCGTATCGCTGCTGAGGGAACCACTTATATTCTAGCTGAAGGAAACGCAGCTGTAATTTTAGAAGTTAACTCTGAAACAGACTTTGTTGCTAAGAATGAAGGTTTCCAAGTTCTAGTTAAAGATTTGGCAGAGTTTCTTCTTCAAAAGAAGCCTGCTACTGTTGAAGATGCCCTTGGACAAGAAATGGCAAATGGGACAAAGGTAGAAGAGTACATCAATTCAGCGATTGCTAAAATCGGTGAAAAATTAACATTACGCCGCTTTGAAATTAAAACAAAAGGCGATAACGATGCGTTTGGCGCGTACCTTCACATGGGTGGACGTATTGGTGTATTAACAGTCGTAACAGGATCTACAGATGAAGACGCTGCTAAAGATGTCGCTATGCATATTGCAGCTCTAAATCCAAAATACGTATCACGTGATCAAGTTTCCGCGGAAGAAGTGGCACATGAGCGTGAAGTATTAAAACAACAAGCTCTCAACGAAGGTAAACCTGAAAACATCGTTGAGAAAATGGTAGAAGGACGTCTAAGCAAATACTTCGAAGATATTTGCGCACTTGACCAGGCTTTCGTTAAAAACCCAGACCAAAAAGTACGTCAATTTTTAGAGTCTAAAGGGGCTGCACTTGAAAGCTTCGTTCGCTATGAAGTTGGGGAAGGTATTGAAAAGCGCCAAGACAACTTTGCTGAAGAAGTAATGAGCCAAGTTAAAAAATAA
- the pyrH gene encoding UMP kinase has translation MSNPKYKRIVLKLSGEALAGGQGFGINPTVIKSIADQVKELANLGVEVAVVVGGGNIWRGKVGSEMGMDRATADYMGMLATVMNSLALQDSLEQIGVETRVQTSIDMRQVAEPYIRRRAIRHLEKKRVVIFAAGTGNPYFSTDTTAALRAAEIEADVILMAKNNVDGVYSADPKVNKDAKKYDELSYLDVLKEGLTVMDSTASSLCMDNDIPLIVFSIMESGNIKRAVMGESIGTIVRGK, from the coding sequence ATGAGCAATCCAAAATATAAGCGCATCGTTTTAAAATTAAGCGGGGAAGCTCTTGCGGGCGGGCAAGGCTTCGGTATTAACCCAACTGTTATTAAATCTATTGCAGATCAAGTCAAAGAATTAGCGAACCTTGGAGTAGAAGTTGCAGTTGTTGTAGGCGGCGGCAATATCTGGCGCGGCAAAGTCGGAAGCGAAATGGGAATGGACCGTGCAACTGCAGATTATATGGGGATGCTCGCTACCGTTATGAATTCTCTTGCTCTCCAAGATAGCCTAGAACAAATTGGGGTTGAAACAAGAGTTCAAACTTCTATAGATATGAGACAAGTGGCTGAACCATATATTAGAAGACGGGCTATCCGGCATTTAGAAAAGAAAAGGGTTGTCATTTTTGCTGCAGGTACGGGGAATCCGTATTTTTCAACAGATACAACCGCTGCCCTGCGTGCAGCTGAAATTGAAGCTGATGTCATTTTGATGGCAAAGAACAACGTAGATGGTGTTTATTCCGCTGACCCGAAAGTGAACAAGGATGCCAAAAAATATGATGAATTATCTTATTTAGATGTGCTTAAAGAAGGATTAACAGTCATGGATTCCACAGCTTCTTCGCTTTGTATGGATAATGATATCCCACTCATTGTCTTCTCCATCATGGAAAGTGGAAATATTAAACGAGCCGTTATGGGTGAATCTATTGGAACGATTGTAAGGGGGAAATAA